GCTTAAGCGCGATCTTGCGATTCCACGACAGCATGGTGAGTCGGAGATTCTGGATCGCTTCCGTGCCTTCTCTGAAGGCAATGCGAGCGGATATGCCAGCTTTCTTGGCGCGGGCGCGTATCGTCACTACCGGCCTGTCATCATCGATTCGCTGGTGCAGCGCGGCGAGTTTTTGACCAGCTACACGCCGTATCAGCCGGAGATCGCGCAGGGCACGCTGCAAGCCATGTTCGAGTTCCAGACCATGATCTGCGAGCTGACCGGCATGGAGATTGCCAACGCGTCGATGTATGACGGCTCGACCGGTGCAGCCGAGGCTGTGATGATGGCGGTGCGCGTGACTGGGCGTGATGGTGCTGTGGTGGCGCGGACCGTGCATCCTGAGTATCGCGAGGTGCTGTCGACCTATGCTCAGCATCAGGAGATTCCGGTCACTGAAGTTGACTATGCGTCGAATGGGCGCGTGGACCTGACGGCGCTCGATGCTGCGATCACAAGCGAAACGGCGTGCGTGCTGATTCAGTCGCCGAACTTCTTCGGCACGATTGAAGATGTGGCCGCGATTGCCGAGATTGCTCACAAGAAGGGCGCGCTGCTGATTGTGTCGATCGCCGAGGCGGTGTCGCTGGGAATCGTAAAGCCACCAGCGGAGGCTGACATTGTGTCGCTGGAGGCGCAGTCGTTTGGCGTTGCCGTTGGATATGGCGGCCCATATTGCGGCGTCATCGCGTGCAAGGAAAAGTTCCTGCGCCAGATGCCTGGGCGCCTGATCGGCGAAACGAAAGATATCAATGGTAAGCGTGGATTTGTGCTGACGCTTTCTACGCGCGAGCAGCATATTCGGCGTGAGAAGGCTACCTCAAACATCTGCACCAATCAGGCTCTCGTGGCGCTGATGACGACTATCTTCCTGACTGTCTATGGCAAGCAAGGGATGAAGGAGTTGGCGGAACAAAATCTGGCGAAGGCGCACTACGCGCAGACGGCGTTAGGTTCTGGCACGAAGGTGTTGTTCGATGGAGCGCCGCGCTTCCATGAGTTTGTGCTCGATCTCCCGGAGAGCGCGGAGGCAACGAACGCTGCGCTGCTCGATCAGAAAATTATCGGCGGACTGCCCTTGCAGAAGTGGTATCCGGAGCTGGGGCCGAATGCTTCGCTATGGTGTGCGACCGAGTTGACGACACGGAAGCAGATTGACGCAGCGGCGGCGGTACTCGCGGGTAAGAAGGCCTAATCGTGGACGTATCGGCGATCATCGGCGAAGAGCTTGTAGCGGTGGAGTTTGTAGAGGACTATCTGCAGCTCCGCTTTGCCGCGCCTCTGTTCACGTTGTATACGTGGCCCCATGTTCTGTTTCCCGATTTCTCGCTCGCGTATGGAGAGCCGGAGTACCGCAATGCGCTCTGTGCGCAGATCGGCGAAAAAGTTGAGGCGGCGGCGTTCGAAGAGGGCGATGCACTGACGATTGAATTTGAAAACGGCACGGTCTTTGGCCTCTCATTGCGCGAGGAAGATGTGGATGGACCGGAGTCCGGAAGCTACTCCGAGACCGGCAGCGCAGTCGATGCGCAGGAGTTTTAACGATGGCAGATGAAAGATTCGCAGGTACGCCAAAGAAGGCGACAACCCATGTCAATCAGAACGAAGATCTCATCTTTGAGAAGTCTTCGCCAGGCAAGAAAGCTTATCGTCTGGCGGAGCTGGATGTGCCGGCGGTAGATGCTGCTTCCCTGCTGGGCGCGGCGGCGCGTACCGATCTGGGTGTGATGCCGGAGCTGAGCGAGATCGAGATCATCCGCCACTTCACGCGGCTTTCGACGTGGAACTACGCGATTGACCTGGGCATGTATCCGCTGGGCAGCTGCACAATGAAGTACAACCCTCGCGTGAATGAGGCGGTGGCGCGGCTGGAAGGAATTGCCGAGGCACATCCTTATCAACCTGAGTCGTTGTCGCAGGGCTGCCTTGGCATCATGAAGCTGTTGCAGGACTGCCTGACCGAAATTACCGGCATGGATGCAATTACGCTGCAACCAGCCGCGGGTGCGCATGGCGAGTTTACCGGCATCCTGTTGGTGCGGGCTTATCACGAGAGCAAAGGCAATGCGCGGAAGAAGATCCTGATTCCTGACTCGGCGCATGGCACGAATCCTGCTACGGCTGCGGTTTGTGGATATGAGGTTGCGAATCTGAA
This region of Edaphobacter dinghuensis genomic DNA includes:
- the gcvPA gene encoding aminomethyl-transferring glycine dehydrogenase subunit GcvPA encodes the protein MRYLPKSPADREEMLAEIGAASIDDLFSSIPAEYQLKRDLAIPRQHGESEILDRFRAFSEGNASGYASFLGAGAYRHYRPVIIDSLVQRGEFLTSYTPYQPEIAQGTLQAMFEFQTMICELTGMEIANASMYDGSTGAAEAVMMAVRVTGRDGAVVARTVHPEYREVLSTYAQHQEIPVTEVDYASNGRVDLTALDAAITSETACVLIQSPNFFGTIEDVAAIAEIAHKKGALLIVSIAEAVSLGIVKPPAEADIVSLEAQSFGVAVGYGGPYCGVIACKEKFLRQMPGRLIGETKDINGKRGFVLTLSTREQHIRREKATSNICTNQALVALMTTIFLTVYGKQGMKELAEQNLAKAHYAQTALGSGTKVLFDGAPRFHEFVLDLPESAEATNAALLDQKIIGGLPLQKWYPELGPNASLWCATELTTRKQIDAAAAVLAGKKA